In the Flavobacterium acetivorans genome, one interval contains:
- the rplU gene encoding 50S ribosomal protein L21 produces MYAIVEIAGQQFKVSKDLKVYVHRLANEEGSKVSFDKVLLLDDNGNVTLGAPAIEGASVEAKVLQHLKGDKVIVFKKKRRKGYKKRNGHRQCLTQIVIEGITSTGAKKAAPKKAAVEATAETAAPKVKKAPKAKKEDTQE; encoded by the coding sequence ATGTACGCAATCGTAGAGATAGCAGGGCAACAATTCAAAGTAAGCAAAGACTTAAAGGTTTATGTTCACCGTTTGGCTAATGAAGAAGGTTCAAAAGTTTCTTTTGATAAAGTTCTTTTATTAGACGATAACGGAAACGTTACTTTAGGCGCCCCAGCTATAGAAGGTGCTTCTGTAGAAGCTAAAGTGTTACAACACTTAAAAGGAGATAAAGTTATCGTTTTCAAAAAGAAAAGAAGAAAAGGATACAAAAAGAGAAACGGTCACAGACAGTGTCTTACTCAAATTGTAATTGAAGGTATTACTTCAACTGGTGCTAAAAAAGCAGCTCCTAAAAAAGCGGCGGTAGAAGCAACTGCAGAAACTGCAGCTCCAAAAGTGAAGAAAGCTCCAAAAGCAAAAAAAGAAGATACTCAAGAATAA
- the rpmA gene encoding 50S ribosomal protein L27, translated as MAHKKGVGSSKNGRESESKRLGVKIFGGQAAIAGNIIVRQRGSKHNPGENVYISKDHTLHARVDGVVHFQKKRDNKSYVSILPFEVEA; from the coding sequence ATGGCTCACAAGAAAGGTGTCGGTAGTTCCAAGAATGGTAGAGAATCAGAATCGAAACGTTTAGGTGTTAAGATTTTTGGTGGACAAGCTGCTATTGCAGGGAACATCATCGTAAGACAAAGAGGTTCAAAACACAATCCAGGTGAAAATGTTTACATCAGTAAAGATCACACCCTACACGCAAGAGTAGATGGAGTGGTACACTTCCAAAAGAAAAGAGATAATAAATCATACGTTTCAATCCTTCCTTTTGAAGTTGAAGCATAA
- a CDS encoding outer membrane beta-barrel protein yields the protein MLKYYSILLFLIFPFLTNAQEQYSITGKVLNINDQTPLEAATVYFSTVKDSAVLEYATTNKEGIFKFMTKKYDKPVFLKVSFMGFQTFTEELTKISENKNFNTIYLSESFNTLDGVTIKTEAPPIRVKKDTLEFNASSFKVRPDSNVETLLKQLPGVEIDSDGKVSVNGKDVTQFLVNGKTFFDKDGAMILKNLPAEIINKVQVSDFKTKKEELSKQESTSDFSSINFTIDDNKNKGMFGKFLGGYGTDNRYESSMVMNFFNNKQKISVLASSNNINSTGFSMDEVFDSMGGGRNNNGGNSSSSGRGITKSNLGGFNYTDEWFKGFDASANYSFNNTNTTNDNRSKTINLQPTGNFTTESNSSSKDENTGNKANFELEYKIDPRTRIVVRPNVNLSRSNSSNNSDSFSKDENDQFLNESNSISLRENQSSSFGNSINFNRAFEKKARNLSFVFNNNNNNSDSDTFAESTTILYKDGLFESNDIRNQKSKNDNISDSYSADIEYTEPITDSLRVRFGADFDWRNEIKDLKTYDFDTNSNSFSILNEGLSTYTTSRQNSISPKVGLSFEKNKFTFNLNSSTSIIQFDNYSLYKGEAANLNKKYLLPYGGAQIRYRIERSKFIALKYDYLNSLPSSNQLLAITNLSNPLNTVIGNPDLNPNEKHNINLDFRNFDFRTRSGYSLFASATFNNSEIVSSTVFDESRKRTTTYENISGTYSTSLGGNWNQTIKKEEHVFRYGIGLRGSYSLNKGFTDGVLYEAKSIGISPRMYFNYDYGELLTIAPSYSMSYNESKYQNYQISGRSNAVHRINLQTTNYWPKNWIFGNDFGYTYDASRTNNNFYQWNSSLSYGLFDKKLIAKIKVYDVLNQNQSYSRTISATTIRDEENTILKRYALFSLTYKIEDFAGMKKIPGNRDNNRRGGQNFRND from the coding sequence ATGCTAAAGTACTATTCCATTCTGCTTTTTTTAATTTTTCCTTTTCTAACTAATGCTCAAGAACAATACAGCATTACTGGTAAAGTTTTAAACATCAATGACCAAACTCCGCTAGAAGCAGCTACCGTCTATTTTTCTACTGTAAAAGATTCGGCCGTATTAGAATATGCTACTACAAACAAGGAAGGCATTTTTAAATTTATGACTAAGAAATACGATAAACCTGTATTTCTAAAAGTCAGCTTTATGGGATTTCAGACATTTACAGAAGAACTGACCAAAATTTCAGAAAACAAAAACTTCAATACTATTTACCTATCTGAATCCTTCAACACATTGGATGGAGTAACGATAAAAACAGAAGCCCCGCCTATTCGAGTAAAAAAAGACACCTTAGAATTTAACGCCTCTTCTTTTAAGGTGCGCCCAGACTCTAATGTAGAAACGCTGCTAAAACAATTGCCCGGTGTTGAAATTGACAGTGACGGAAAAGTTTCGGTTAATGGAAAAGACGTAACCCAATTTCTAGTCAATGGAAAAACCTTTTTTGACAAAGATGGAGCGATGATTTTAAAAAACTTACCTGCCGAGATCATCAATAAAGTTCAGGTTTCTGACTTTAAAACCAAAAAAGAAGAACTATCAAAACAAGAATCTACTTCTGATTTTTCGAGTATTAACTTCACTATCGACGACAACAAAAACAAAGGTATGTTTGGGAAATTTTTAGGAGGCTACGGCACAGACAATCGTTATGAAAGCAGCATGGTAATGAACTTCTTTAATAACAAACAAAAAATTAGCGTTTTAGCTTCCTCTAATAACATCAACTCTACAGGCTTCTCTATGGATGAAGTTTTTGACAGCATGGGTGGTGGGAGAAACAATAACGGAGGAAACAGTTCTTCCTCAGGAAGAGGAATTACAAAGTCAAATTTAGGAGGATTTAACTATACTGACGAATGGTTTAAAGGTTTTGATGCTTCGGCAAATTACTCGTTTAACAATACCAATACCACAAACGACAACCGATCTAAAACAATAAATCTTCAACCCACCGGGAATTTCACAACAGAATCTAATTCAAGCTCAAAAGATGAAAACACCGGAAATAAAGCTAATTTTGAATTGGAATATAAAATTGATCCTAGAACACGAATAGTCGTTAGGCCAAATGTCAATTTATCTCGTTCGAATAGTTCTAATAACTCCGACAGCTTTTCTAAAGACGAAAATGACCAATTTTTAAACGAAAGCAATTCAATATCGTTGCGAGAAAACCAATCAAGCAGTTTTGGAAATTCGATTAATTTCAATAGAGCTTTTGAAAAAAAAGCACGTAATTTAAGTTTTGTTTTCAACAACAATAACAACAACAGCGACTCAGACACTTTTGCTGAATCTACCACAATTCTTTACAAGGATGGTTTATTCGAATCAAATGATATTCGAAATCAAAAGAGCAAAAACGACAACATCTCGGATTCCTATTCGGCCGATATCGAATACACTGAACCTATTACCGACTCTTTGCGTGTCCGCTTTGGAGCTGATTTTGACTGGAGGAATGAGATCAAAGATTTAAAAACCTACGATTTTGATACCAATTCAAACAGCTTTTCAATTTTAAATGAAGGATTATCGACTTACACTACTTCCAGACAAAACTCAATTAGTCCAAAAGTTGGCTTGAGTTTTGAGAAGAATAAATTTACTTTTAACTTAAACTCCAGCACTTCGATTATACAATTTGACAACTACTCGCTCTACAAAGGAGAAGCTGCCAATTTAAATAAAAAATACCTGCTGCCTTATGGAGGCGCACAAATCAGATATCGAATCGAGCGCTCTAAATTTATTGCTTTAAAATATGATTACCTTAATAGCTTGCCCTCATCAAATCAATTATTAGCGATTACTAATTTATCTAATCCACTGAACACTGTAATAGGAAATCCCGATTTAAATCCCAATGAAAAGCACAATATTAACTTAGATTTCAGGAATTTTGATTTCAGAACTCGTTCCGGCTACAGTTTATTTGCAAGCGCAACTTTTAATAATAGCGAAATTGTTTCAAGCACTGTTTTTGATGAAAGCAGAAAAAGAACAACGACCTACGAGAACATATCAGGAACCTATTCGACTTCACTGGGAGGAAACTGGAATCAAACCATAAAAAAGGAGGAACATGTCTTTCGATATGGAATAGGCCTTAGAGGTAGCTATTCATTGAACAAAGGTTTTACAGACGGCGTTTTATATGAGGCTAAATCAATAGGAATCAGTCCTAGAATGTATTTTAATTATGATTACGGAGAATTATTAACCATCGCCCCTTCCTACAGCATGTCGTATAATGAATCCAAATATCAAAATTATCAGATTAGCGGAAGATCGAATGCTGTTCACAGAATTAATTTACAAACCACAAACTACTGGCCTAAAAATTGGATTTTCGGAAATGACTTTGGCTACACTTATGATGCCAGCAGAACAAATAATAATTTCTACCAATGGAACTCTAGCTTGTCCTATGGTTTATTTGACAAAAAACTGATTGCAAAAATAAAGGTATATGACGTTCTGAATCAAAATCAGAGTTATTCCAGAACCATTTCGGCCACAACTATACGCGATGAAGAAAACACTATTTTAAAGCGATACGCCTTATTTTCTTTAACCTATAAAATCGAAGATTTTGCTGGCATGAAAAAAATCCCTGGAAATAGAGATAACAACAGAAGAGGCGGACAAAATTTTAGAAACGACTAA
- the ahcY gene encoding adenosylhomocysteinase, whose translation MSTTTMPFVAFKVKDISLAAWGRKEIELAEAEMPGLMALRAEYKDEQPLAGARIAGCLHMTIQTAVLIETLIALGAEVTWSSCNIFSTQDQAAAAIAAAGIQVYAWKGLNEEDFDWCIEQTLFFGEDRKPLNMILDDGGDLTNMVIDRYPHLVEGIKGLSEETTTGVHRLYERVKAGTLPMPAINVNDSVTKSKFDNKYGCKESAVDAVRRATDIMLAGKRVVVCGYGDVGKGTAASFRGAGSIVTVTEIDPICALQAAMDGFEVKKLNTVVGNADIIITTTGNKDIVLGEHFEQMKDKTIVCNIGHFDNEIDMAWLNKNHGASKIEIKPQVDKYTIAGKDIIILAEGRLVNLGCATGHPSFVMSNSFTNQTLAQIELWKNSAAYNNDVYMLPKHLDEKVAMLHLAKLGVELETLRDDQAAYIGVAVEGPFKPEYYRY comes from the coding sequence ATGAGTACAACGACTATGCCTTTTGTGGCTTTCAAAGTAAAAGACATTTCCTTAGCGGCTTGGGGAAGAAAAGAAATTGAACTGGCGGAAGCTGAAATGCCAGGTTTAATGGCACTTCGTGCGGAATACAAAGACGAACAACCGCTTGCTGGTGCTCGTATTGCAGGATGTTTGCACATGACGATACAAACTGCGGTTTTGATTGAAACTTTAATCGCTCTTGGAGCTGAAGTGACTTGGAGTTCTTGTAACATTTTCTCTACTCAGGATCAAGCTGCTGCTGCTATTGCTGCTGCTGGAATTCAAGTTTATGCTTGGAAAGGTCTAAACGAAGAAGATTTTGACTGGTGTATCGAGCAAACTCTTTTCTTTGGTGAAGACAGAAAACCATTAAACATGATTCTTGATGATGGTGGAGATTTAACAAACATGGTTATTGACCGTTACCCACATTTAGTTGAGGGAATCAAAGGATTGTCTGAAGAAACTACCACTGGAGTTCACAGACTTTATGAAAGAGTAAAAGCGGGAACTTTACCAATGCCTGCAATTAACGTAAATGACTCGGTTACTAAATCGAAATTTGATAACAAATACGGTTGTAAAGAATCGGCTGTTGATGCGGTTCGTCGTGCAACTGATATCATGTTAGCTGGAAAAAGAGTTGTTGTATGTGGATACGGTGACGTAGGAAAAGGAACTGCAGCTTCTTTTAGAGGTGCCGGTTCTATTGTAACTGTTACTGAAATTGATCCAATTTGTGCTTTACAAGCTGCAATGGACGGTTTTGAAGTAAAAAAATTAAACACCGTTGTTGGAAATGCTGATATCATCATCACAACTACAGGAAATAAAGACATCGTTTTAGGTGAGCACTTCGAGCAAATGAAAGACAAAACTATCGTTTGTAACATCGGACACTTTGATAACGAAATTGATATGGCTTGGTTGAACAAAAACCACGGTGCATCTAAAATTGAAATCAAACCACAGGTTGACAAATACACAATCGCCGGAAAAGATATCATCATTCTTGCCGAAGGTCGTTTAGTAAACCTAGGTTGTGCTACAGGTCACCCAAGTTTTGTGATGAGTAATTCATTCACCAACCAAACTTTGGCTCAAATCGAATTGTGGAAAAACAGCGCAGCATACAACAATGACGTTTATATGTTACCAAAACACCTTGATGAGAAAGTGGCTATGTTGCACCTTGCTAAATTAGGCGTAGAACTAGAAACTTTACGTGACGATCAAGCAGCTTACATTGGTGTTGCTGTTGAAGGTCCATTCAAACCAGAATATTACAGATACTAA
- a CDS encoding 4'-phosphopantetheinyl transferase family protein, which translates to MPLFKTINFNSATQILVWKITESFEELNNEIQLNEKNSIRLGGMKSQMQQRAFLSVRKLLQELGYTDFDLYYDQFGKPHLHDGKHISITHSHDFSAIIISDETVGIDIELQREKIIKIADKFCDCEFQFLEPEKMPDYIRKLTMIWGAKEAIFKIRNEKGISFKNHIKVDAFELESKEANVKLHFDNLIKDFIIHFEEIEGFTLVYAFQENES; encoded by the coding sequence ATGCCACTTTTTAAAACCATCAATTTCAATTCGGCCACCCAAATCCTAGTTTGGAAAATCACCGAATCATTCGAGGAACTAAACAATGAAATACAACTAAACGAAAAAAACAGTATTCGTCTAGGTGGAATGAAATCCCAAATGCAGCAACGTGCGTTTTTGAGTGTGCGTAAATTGCTGCAGGAATTGGGTTATACGGATTTCGATTTGTATTATGACCAATTCGGGAAACCGCACTTGCATGACGGAAAGCACATTTCGATAACGCATTCCCATGATTTTTCGGCAATTATTATCAGCGACGAAACTGTGGGAATCGACATCGAACTGCAGCGCGAGAAAATCATCAAAATCGCCGATAAATTCTGCGACTGCGAATTTCAATTCCTCGAACCCGAAAAAATGCCGGATTACATCCGAAAATTAACGATGATTTGGGGTGCCAAAGAAGCGATTTTCAAAATCCGAAACGAAAAAGGAATCAGTTTCAAAAATCACATCAAGGTCGATGCCTTTGAATTAGAAAGTAAAGAAGCCAATGTTAAACTTCATTTTGATAATCTGATCAAAGATTTCATTATTCATTTTGAAGAAATTGAGGGATTTACCTTGGTTTATGCTTTTCAGGAAAACGAATCTTAA
- a CDS encoding group III truncated hemoglobin — MRKQIENRDDLKLLVATFYDKIRADEEIGFFFNETISNWDEHLEKLTDFWETNLFAVKKYKGNPILAHNAVDKRFGQRITPNEFGIWLNLWFATLDELFEGENVEILKRRARKMGTFLYMNIFESRA; from the coding sequence ATGAGAAAACAAATTGAAAACCGAGACGATCTAAAGCTTTTAGTCGCCACTTTTTATGATAAAATAAGAGCAGACGAGGAAATTGGTTTTTTCTTTAATGAAACCATCAGCAACTGGGACGAACATCTGGAGAAGTTGACCGATTTTTGGGAAACCAATTTATTTGCCGTAAAAAAGTACAAGGGAAACCCAATTTTGGCACATAATGCGGTCGACAAACGTTTTGGTCAGCGCATCACGCCAAACGAATTTGGGATTTGGCTGAATTTGTGGTTCGCTACTTTGGACGAACTTTTTGAAGGCGAAAATGTGGAAATTCTAAAACGAAGAGCCCGAAAAATGGGGACTTTTCTCTATATGAATATTTTTGAAAGTCGGGCTTAA
- a CDS encoding Crp/Fnr family transcriptional regulator, protein MIEIELLEKYGAVRKQYKKSEIIFEKGNLATHYYQIISGAVKMNNFNDEGREFIQGFFYANQSFGEPPLFLDRTYPANAEAIEDCELLSIPKDSFLKLIAENTAVSIKIIENLAQRLHYKSVMAAEISTQDSEHRLLQLFDYSITYFNFKKDKNGFHIDLTRQQMGDLTGLRVETVIRTIKTLEKKGELKIVNRKVYR, encoded by the coding sequence ATGATCGAAATAGAATTACTCGAAAAATATGGAGCGGTACGAAAGCAATACAAAAAGTCGGAAATCATTTTTGAGAAAGGCAATTTGGCAACGCATTATTATCAAATTATTTCGGGAGCCGTAAAAATGAATAATTTTAATGATGAAGGTCGGGAATTCATCCAAGGTTTTTTTTATGCAAATCAGAGCTTTGGCGAACCTCCTCTATTTTTAGACCGAACCTATCCCGCCAACGCCGAAGCCATCGAAGATTGTGAATTACTTAGTATTCCGAAAGACAGTTTCCTGAAATTAATCGCCGAAAATACCGCAGTTTCTATTAAAATCATCGAAAACCTAGCGCAGCGTCTGCATTACAAATCGGTTATGGCGGCGGAGATTTCGACCCAAGATTCGGAGCACCGACTCTTGCAGTTATTTGATTATTCTATTACTTATTTTAATTTTAAAAAAGACAAGAACGGATTTCATATTGATTTGACGCGACAACAAATGGGAGATTTAACAGGCCTTCGGGTAGAAACCGTCATCAGAACCATTAAAACATTGGAAAAAAAAGGAGAGTTGAAAATCGTAAATCGAAAGGTATATCGGTAA
- a CDS encoding geranylgeranylglyceryl/heptaprenylglyceryl phosphate synthase: protein MKNKDIYCQILRAKLDGQKLLAILLDPDKIVWGNLDNLISKINQSPGTHIFIGGSLVTTTILDELILKIKQNCLLPIVLFPGNPSQISDKADAILFLSLISGRNPDYLIEHQVKAAPILRQTSLEIIPTGYVLIESGGETAVERISKTKPLDRNNSDLVLATAQAGEMLGNKLIYLEAGSGAQQAIPLEMVGLVSKNIGIPLIVGGGIVNLREIQNAYEAGADLVVIGTAFENDMNFFDFRIAEQSKSSIR from the coding sequence ATGAAAAATAAAGATATATATTGTCAAATACTTCGGGCGAAGTTGGATGGTCAAAAATTATTGGCTATTTTGCTGGATCCTGACAAGATCGTTTGGGGGAATTTAGACAATCTGATTTCAAAAATCAACCAATCGCCGGGAACACATATTTTCATCGGCGGAAGCTTGGTTACCACTACTATTCTTGACGAATTAATTTTAAAGATAAAACAAAATTGTCTTTTGCCAATCGTACTCTTTCCGGGAAATCCTTCGCAAATTTCGGACAAAGCCGATGCGATTTTGTTTCTGTCATTGATCTCGGGAAGAAATCCCGATTATTTGATAGAACATCAGGTAAAAGCGGCACCCATTTTGAGGCAAACTAGTCTTGAAATAATTCCTACCGGATATGTTTTGATAGAAAGCGGCGGAGAAACTGCCGTTGAAAGAATTAGCAAAACAAAACCTTTAGACAGAAATAATTCGGATTTGGTTTTGGCAACCGCTCAAGCCGGAGAAATGCTTGGTAATAAATTAATTTATCTGGAAGCCGGAAGCGGTGCCCAACAGGCAATTCCTTTAGAAATGGTTGGATTAGTTTCTAAAAATATAGGAATCCCCTTAATTGTTGGAGGCGGAATCGTAAATTTGCGCGAAATTCAAAATGCCTATGAAGCGGGAGCTGATTTAGTGGTCATTGGGACGGCTTTTGAAAATGACATGAATTTTTTTGATTTTAGAATAGCGGAGCAATCAAAAAGCAGCATTCGTTAA